A section of the Lutra lutra chromosome 3, mLutLut1.2, whole genome shotgun sequence genome encodes:
- the LOC125096030 gene encoding acidic leucine-rich nuclear phosphoprotein 32 family member B-like, translating into MDMKRRIHLELRNRTPAAVRELVLDNCKSNDGKIEGLTAEFVNLEFLSLINVGLISVSNLPKLPKLKKLELSDNRIFGGLDMLAEKLPNLTHLNLSGNKLKDISTLEPLKKLEYLKSLDLFNCEVTNLNDYRESVFKLLPQLIYLDGYDREDREAPDSDAEVDGVDEEEEDEEGEDEEDEEDEDGEEEEFDDEEDEDEDEDVEGEEDEDEVSGEEEEFGHDGEVDEDEDDEDEDEDEEEEESGKGEKRKRETDDEGEDD; encoded by the coding sequence ATGGACATGAAGAGGAGGATCCACCTGGAGCTGAGGAACCGGACCCCGGCAGCTGTTCGGGAACTTGTCCTGGATAATTGCAAATCAAATGATGGGAAAATTGAGGGCTTAACAGCTGAATTTGTGAACTTAGAGTTCCTCAGTTTAATAAATGTAGGCTTGATTTCAGTTTCAAATCTCCCCAAACTACCTAAATTGAAAAAGCTTGAGCTCAGTGACAATAGAATCTTTGGAGGTCTGGACATGTTAGCAGAAAAACTTCCAAATCTTACACACCTAAACTTAAGTGGAAATAAACTGAAAGATATCAGCACCTTGGAACCTTTGAAAAAGTTGGAGTATCTGAAAAGCCTGGATCTGTTTAACTGTGAGGTTACTAACCTGAATGACTACCGAGAGAGTGTCTTCAAGCTCCTGCCCCAGCTGATCTACCTGGATGGCTATGATCGAGAGGATCGGGAAGCCCCTGACTCAGATGCTGAGGTGGATGGTGtggatgaagaagaggaggatgaagaagGAGAAGATGAGGAAGACGAGGAGGATGAGGATGGTGAGGAGGAAGAGTTTGATGATGAAGAGGATGAAGATGAAGACGAAGATgtagaaggagaagaagatgaAGACGAAGTcagtggggaggaagaagaatttGGACATGATGGAGAAGTTGATGAAGATGAAGACGACgaggatgaagatgaagatgaagaagaggaagaaagtgggaaaggtgaaaagaggaagagagaaacagacgaTGAAGGAGAAGATGATTAA